In one window of Brenneria goodwinii DNA:
- a CDS encoding RnfABCDGE type electron transport complex subunit D, with translation MLTSPHVHQGLSTQNLMYKVNLALMPAVLLGIIQFGAPALMLMVASIVTALLCEAICLRINPVSLGHVFDGSALLTALLFTLSLPPHAPLWLGALGSAIAILLGKHIYGGLGQNLFNPAMLARVVLLISFPVQMTHWVVPSEFWNGMVYSLSTDGTTSATLLGAFREHAQAPFSLENALIGTHNGSFGETSTLLLALGGLWLLQQRVFSWHAPVAMLVGCLLPGTLQWLIAPETILPPLAQFTTGGLMLGAVFIITDPVTGPGSPRGRLYYGALAGLLVWVIRSFGNYPEGVAFAVLLVNAITPLIDSWTRPRAYGYRTQKEK, from the coding sequence ATGCTGACATCGCCCCACGTTCATCAGGGTCTCAGCACGCAAAACCTGATGTACAAAGTTAATCTGGCGCTGATGCCCGCCGTGCTGCTGGGCATTATACAGTTTGGCGCGCCGGCATTGATGTTGATGGTCGCCAGCATTGTTACCGCCCTGCTGTGCGAAGCCATCTGCCTGCGCATAAATCCGGTGTCGCTCGGCCATGTTTTCGACGGCAGCGCATTACTGACCGCCCTGCTGTTTACCCTCAGCCTGCCGCCGCACGCCCCGCTATGGCTGGGGGCGCTGGGTTCCGCCATAGCCATTCTTCTGGGTAAGCATATTTACGGCGGGCTTGGTCAGAACCTGTTTAATCCTGCGATGCTGGCGCGCGTGGTGCTGCTGATCTCCTTTCCGGTGCAAATGACCCACTGGGTCGTTCCCTCCGAGTTCTGGAACGGCATGGTGTATTCGCTGAGTACCGACGGTACGACCAGCGCCACGCTGCTCGGCGCGTTCCGCGAACACGCTCAGGCGCCGTTTTCATTGGAGAATGCGCTGATTGGCACCCACAACGGCAGTTTTGGCGAAACCTCCACGCTATTGCTGGCGTTGGGCGGACTGTGGCTATTGCAACAGCGGGTGTTTAGCTGGCATGCGCCGGTCGCCATGCTGGTCGGCTGTCTGCTTCCCGGCACGCTGCAATGGCTTATCGCCCCTGAAACCATACTACCGCCGTTGGCGCAATTCACCACCGGCGGGTTAATGCTGGGGGCGGTATTCATTATTACCGACCCGGTTACCGGCCCCGGCAGCCCGCGCGGCCGCCTCTATTACGGCGCCTTGGCCGGGCTGCTGGTCTGGGTCATTCGCAGTTTCGGCAACTATCCCGAAGGCGTCGCTTTTGCGGTGCTGTTGGTTAACGCGATTACCCCGTTGATTGATAGCTGGACCCGGCCGCGCGCCTACGGTTATCGAACGCAGAAGGAGAAATAA
- the rsxA gene encoding electron transport complex subunit RsxA, with amino-acid sequence MKEILLIMLTNILVNNVVLARFLGLCSFMGVTNQVHAAIGISIATTAVITLAAGLSWMVETWILIPLDLEYLRLLSVILVIASLVQLIEMVIAKYSPALYRTLGIFLPLITTNCAVLGVALLILQEHLSFTHSVLFGFSASLGYSLVMVIFAGLRERQAIALPPLLFKGTPLNFITASILALAFTGFAGLSS; translated from the coding sequence ATGAAAGAGATACTGTTAATCATGCTGACCAATATTCTGGTCAATAATGTCGTACTGGCGCGCTTTCTCGGGCTCTGTTCCTTTATGGGCGTCACCAATCAGGTTCATGCCGCTATCGGTATCTCCATCGCCACCACCGCGGTCATTACCCTGGCCGCCGGCTTGAGCTGGATGGTTGAAACCTGGATCCTGATACCGCTCGATCTGGAGTATCTGCGCCTGCTGTCGGTCATTTTGGTGATCGCGTCGCTGGTTCAGCTTATCGAAATGGTGATTGCCAAATACAGCCCGGCGCTTTATCGCACGCTGGGGATTTTTCTGCCGCTGATTACCACTAACTGCGCCGTGCTCGGCGTCGCGCTGCTGATACTTCAGGAACATCTCAGCTTCACCCACAGCGTGTTGTTTGGATTTAGCGCCTCGCTGGGTTATTCACTGGTGATGGTTATCTTTGCCGGTTTACGGGAACGGCAGGCCATCGCATTGCCCCCGCTGCTGTTTAAAGGCACCCCGCTCAATTTCATTACCGCCAGTATCCTGGCGCTGGCTTTTACCGGTTTTGCCGGTTTGTCATCGTAG
- the rsxC gene encoding electron transport complex subunit RsxC, translating to MLKALTTPHGGIRPYSHKSLTRDLAIRTLPLPDKLTLPLRQHTGAPAIPEVSLGDTVTTGQRLAKPYGRMSAPLHSPANGVVINVVSGESGYIQLQVLPSASKVVALQPLDDSPEEQMLSLIEQAGIVGMGGAMFPAADKIRLAMRHEIKYLIINGGECEPYITADERMMQEQAEFLLGGIRYLQQLTKAHHVYIGIEDNKREALQRLDRLCQDDADIDVVALPSLYPMGSAKQLIEAVTGQQIPHNRRSPEMGVLVQNVGTCIAIFHAIRFRQPLTHRVITVSGRAIEHPGNLMVPIGTPISAIISACGGMKSTPARMILGGPMMGRATTDLNAPITKGTSGLLLLTEDEIPQPHASACLRCGRCVDACPMGLPPLAMLAELKIDALNNARDLGLGSCLLCGSCAWVCPAVLPLTQFFDWGQQQLRLEQRQQQKMQRASANSLRRQERLAREAAEKAAAKAARPSRRRNATPDVPMEGSAC from the coding sequence ATGCTTAAAGCCCTCACCACGCCTCATGGCGGCATCCGTCCTTATAGCCACAAATCATTAACGCGCGATCTGGCGATCCGTACGCTGCCGCTGCCGGATAAGCTGACGCTGCCGTTACGCCAGCATACCGGCGCCCCCGCCATCCCCGAGGTTAGCTTGGGTGACACCGTCACCACAGGGCAACGGCTGGCGAAGCCGTACGGGCGGATGTCCGCCCCGCTGCACAGTCCGGCCAATGGCGTGGTCATCAACGTCGTTAGCGGCGAGTCCGGCTATATTCAGTTGCAGGTTTTGCCGTCCGCATCGAAGGTTGTAGCGTTGCAACCCCTTGATGATTCCCCCGAAGAACAGATGCTGTCGCTCATTGAACAGGCCGGTATTGTGGGGATGGGCGGCGCTATGTTTCCGGCGGCGGATAAAATCCGGCTGGCGATGCGCCATGAAATCAAATATCTCATCATCAACGGCGGCGAATGTGAACCCTATATCACCGCCGATGAGCGCATGATGCAGGAGCAGGCCGAGTTTCTGCTTGGCGGTATTCGTTATTTGCAACAGCTGACGAAAGCCCATCATGTCTACATCGGTATTGAAGACAATAAACGCGAAGCGCTCCAACGCCTTGATCGCTTGTGTCAAGACGACGCGGATATCGACGTTGTCGCCCTGCCTTCGCTTTATCCGATGGGATCGGCCAAACAGTTGATTGAAGCGGTGACCGGTCAGCAAATTCCACATAACAGACGTTCCCCCGAGATGGGCGTGCTGGTGCAGAACGTCGGCACCTGCATTGCCATTTTTCATGCCATCCGTTTTCGTCAGCCGCTGACCCACCGGGTGATTACCGTGAGTGGACGGGCGATTGAGCACCCCGGTAATCTGATGGTTCCCATCGGTACGCCCATCAGCGCCATCATCTCCGCCTGCGGCGGCATGAAGAGCACGCCGGCCCGCATGATCCTCGGCGGTCCGATGATGGGGCGCGCGACAACCGATCTCAATGCGCCAATCACCAAGGGTACCAGCGGCCTGCTGCTGCTGACCGAAGATGAAATTCCCCAGCCGCACGCCAGCGCCTGTTTACGCTGCGGCCGCTGTGTGGATGCCTGCCCGATGGGATTGCCGCCGCTGGCCATGCTGGCCGAGTTGAAAATCGATGCGTTGAATAACGCGCGGGATCTGGGGTTGGGCAGCTGTCTGCTCTGCGGCTCCTGCGCGTGGGTCTGTCCGGCGGTATTGCCGTTAACCCAGTTCTTCGACTGGGGACAACAACAGCTAAGGTTGGAACAACGCCAGCAGCAGAAAATGCAGCGCGCCAGCGCCAATAGCCTGCGCCGACAGGAACGTCTGGCTCGTGAAGCGGCGGAAAAAGCCGCGGCGAAAGCGGCCCGGCCGTCCCGTCGCCGCAACGCCACGCCAGATGTGCCGATGGAGGGCTCCGCATGCTGA
- the rsxG gene encoding electron transport complex subunit RsxG, producing the protein MASASYGGLRWPPLSHPISLSLLLGTFTLLISLLIAGVWWATYSEIALRHQEDTQRQLSAVFPQALHDNSLVDSEITLNLEGREQQVYRATLQGRPSGVVMFGAERGYSGVISLLIGINADGELTGVRTISHTETPGLGDKIELSHGDWILGFTGKSLQNTTEKQWHVKKDGGEFDAFTGATITPRAVVKSVYQTLLLFQRHREELLGLTEETSNE; encoded by the coding sequence ATGGCCTCTGCCTCTTACGGCGGATTGCGTTGGCCGCCGCTCAGCCACCCGATAAGTCTGAGTTTACTGCTTGGCACCTTTACCCTGTTGATTAGCCTGCTGATTGCCGGCGTTTGGTGGGCGACGTATAGCGAGATTGCGCTGCGTCATCAGGAGGATACCCAGCGCCAGCTTTCGGCGGTGTTCCCGCAGGCGCTGCACGACAACTCGCTTGTCGATAGCGAAATCACGCTGAATCTGGAAGGCCGGGAACAACAGGTTTACCGGGCAACGCTGCAAGGCCGGCCCAGCGGCGTGGTGATGTTTGGCGCTGAAAGGGGCTACAGCGGGGTGATTAGCCTGTTGATCGGCATCAATGCCGATGGCGAGCTTACCGGCGTACGGACCATTTCTCACACTGAAACGCCGGGGCTGGGCGACAAAATCGAGCTTAGCCACGGCGACTGGATCCTCGGTTTTACCGGCAAATCGCTGCAAAACACCACGGAAAAACAGTGGCATGTCAAAAAGGACGGCGGCGAGTTTGACGCGTTCACCGGCGCCACCATTACCCCGCGCGCGGTAGTGAAAAGCGTTTATCAAACGCTGCTGCTGTTCCAACGCCATCGGGAGGAATTGCTTGGCCTGACGGAGGAAACATCCAATGAGTGA
- a CDS encoding RnfABCDGE type electron transport complex subunit B: protein MLILTLLAIPLISAMIGALLGYASIYLKVESDPMIDSIAALLPSGQCGQCGYPGCRQAAIAIAGGEAAVTICSPGGNMVAQRIADLMGINLDDSGTQGPMVAVIVPQRCDGCGRCSKQCAFDAIVGATRQLHGVLSEDCTGCGSCVSACPNNCIQLYADPHLTPAVAKPVLPLRQEPDYA from the coding sequence ATGCTGATACTTACCTTACTCGCCATCCCATTGATTTCCGCCATGATCGGCGCATTGCTGGGCTATGCCTCGATCTACCTGAAGGTGGAAAGCGATCCGATGATTGATAGCATTGCGGCGTTGCTGCCAAGCGGACAGTGCGGGCAATGCGGCTATCCCGGCTGTCGTCAGGCGGCTATCGCTATAGCCGGCGGCGAGGCGGCGGTCACCATCTGCTCCCCTGGCGGAAATATGGTGGCGCAACGCATCGCTGACTTAATGGGCATCAATCTGGATGATAGCGGTACGCAAGGGCCGATGGTGGCGGTGATCGTCCCGCAACGCTGTGACGGCTGCGGCCGTTGCTCAAAACAGTGCGCCTTTGATGCGATCGTCGGGGCAACCCGTCAGCTACATGGGGTACTCAGTGAAGACTGCACCGGATGTGGCTCATGCGTGAGCGCCTGTCCGAACAACTGTATTCAACTTTACGCCGATCCTCATCTTACCCCCGCCGTCGCCAAGCCGGTTTTACCGTTACGGCAGGAGCCTGATTATGCTTAA
- a CDS encoding nitrogenase-stabilizing/protective protein NifW yields the protein MDWFNELPGISQLESAEDFLRFFAIPFDEQSVRVKHLHILHAFSRRLRRYQPDDEPDISPQQRQQFRLEQVRSMLMESYQYVISGELRERSELQVYQRTTRCFIPWMLLDEGESV from the coding sequence ATGGACTGGTTTAATGAATTGCCCGGAATAAGTCAGTTGGAGAGTGCTGAAGACTTCCTGCGTTTCTTTGCCATTCCATTTGATGAACAGAGCGTACGCGTTAAACATCTGCATATCCTGCATGCCTTCAGCCGCCGTTTACGGCGTTACCAGCCAGACGATGAGCCGGATATCTCGCCGCAGCAACGGCAGCAGTTTCGGCTGGAACAGGTGCGTTCAATGCTGATGGAAAGCTACCAATACGTCATCAGCGGCGAACTGCGGGAACGTTCGGAATTGCAAGTCTATCAACGCACCACCCGCTGTTTTATCCCCTGGATGTTACTGGATGAAGGAGAAAGCGTATGA
- a CDS encoding flavodoxin — MSTIGIFFGTDTGKTRKVAKLIKEKLGDRADEPVNINRASLADLLAYDILILGTPTLGDGQLPGLDSECMSESWAEFADELANADLSGKTVALFGLGDQESYPDAFVNALGELYDIVSEAGAKVVGAWPTVGYSFTDSTALDGDRFVGLVLDQDNQQNLTEERVTQWISELQAEF; from the coding sequence ATGAGCACTATCGGCATTTTTTTCGGTACCGACACCGGTAAAACCCGCAAAGTAGCGAAACTTATCAAGGAAAAGTTGGGCGATCGGGCGGACGAACCGGTGAATATCAATCGCGCATCGTTAGCGGATCTGCTGGCCTACGATATTTTGATTCTCGGCACGCCTACGCTGGGCGACGGGCAGCTGCCCGGCCTGGATTCGGAGTGTATGAGCGAATCGTGGGCCGAGTTCGCCGACGAATTGGCGAATGCCGATCTGAGCGGGAAAACGGTCGCGCTGTTCGGTCTTGGCGATCAGGAAAGCTATCCCGATGCCTTCGTTAATGCGTTAGGCGAACTGTATGACATTGTCAGCGAGGCCGGCGCGAAGGTGGTCGGCGCATGGCCGACGGTGGGCTATTCGTTTACGGACTCCACCGCGCTGGATGGCGATCGCTTCGTCGGGCTGGTACTGGATCAGGACAACCAACAGAATCTGACCGAAGAACGCGTCACCCAGTGGATCAGCGAGCTTCAGGCGGAATTTTGA
- a CDS encoding nitrogen fixation protein NifZ, translated as MKPRFAFGEAVRVIRTVRNDGTFPDMARGEQLVRRGAIGYVREWGTFLQDNIIYQVHFLADDRIVGCREHELIPASAPWVDSAFQYGDWVSAAMMLATHQQIRVQAGDIGQVMGVEREKDPLQFIVLFGGTLLQVPEHALEAVDHDNNL; from the coding sequence ATGAAACCACGCTTTGCATTTGGTGAAGCGGTACGGGTGATCCGTACCGTGCGCAATGACGGAACTTTCCCGGATATGGCGCGTGGCGAGCAGTTGGTACGGCGTGGCGCGATCGGGTATGTGCGGGAATGGGGAACCTTTTTACAAGACAATATTATCTACCAGGTTCACTTCCTGGCGGACGATCGCATCGTGGGGTGCCGCGAGCATGAATTGATCCCCGCCTCGGCGCCATGGGTCGATAGCGCCTTCCAATACGGCGACTGGGTAAGTGCCGCAATGATGCTGGCGACCCATCAACAAATCCGCGTGCAGGCCGGGGATATCGGTCAGGTCATGGGCGTCGAGCGGGAAAAGGATCCTTTACAGTTTATCGTTCTGTTCGGCGGTACGTTATTGCAGGTGCCGGAACATGCGCTGGAGGCGGTAGACCATGACAACAATCTGTAA
- a CDS encoding electron transport complex subunit E has protein sequence MSEITATAPAERSAYRDILVSGIWTNNITYVQLLGLCPLMAVTTTATNGLGMGLMTTAVLAGANLLVSLLRHITPHQIRIPVYILIISSLVTLLDLSMNAWMHDLHKILGLFIPLIVANCALLGRAESFAAHNPPFAATLDGMATGLGFTLGVTSMGAIREIIGSGTLFSGAEQLLGSAFHFLEMHLLPNYDGFLLMLLPPGGFLVMGFVLAGIRGVKVLRYGRDVLKKETSGGSGCGAGCGGCHG, from the coding sequence ATGAGTGAAATTACCGCGACAGCGCCGGCTGAACGCTCCGCCTATCGGGATATTCTGGTCAGCGGCATCTGGACCAATAATATCACCTACGTACAGCTCCTCGGGCTATGCCCACTGATGGCGGTGACCACCACCGCCACCAATGGTTTGGGCATGGGGCTCATGACCACCGCGGTACTGGCGGGAGCCAACCTGCTGGTGTCGCTGCTGCGCCATATCACCCCGCATCAGATTCGTATTCCGGTTTATATTCTGATCATCTCCAGTCTGGTGACATTGCTTGACCTGTCGATGAATGCCTGGATGCACGATCTGCATAAAATCCTCGGACTGTTTATCCCGCTGATTGTAGCGAACTGCGCTCTGCTTGGCCGGGCAGAATCCTTCGCCGCCCATAATCCGCCGTTTGCCGCCACGCTGGACGGCATGGCGACAGGGTTGGGATTTACCCTCGGGGTCACCTCAATGGGCGCCATCCGTGAAATTATCGGCAGCGGCACGCTGTTTAGCGGCGCGGAACAACTGTTGGGGTCGGCATTTCATTTTCTGGAAATGCATCTGTTGCCGAACTATGACGGTTTTCTGCTGATGTTGTTGCCGCCGGGCGGTTTTTTGGTCATGGGCTTCGTACTGGCCGGGATCCGCGGCGTCAAAGTGCTGCGCTACGGCCGTGACGTTCTGAAGAAAGAAACGTCTGGCGGCTCAGGCTGCGGGGCCGGATGCGGAGGTTGCCACGGATGA
- the nifM gene encoding nitrogen fixation protein NifM — protein MTTICNLDVLAMWQRYCRLKLSLSLYHCLPWQLGAEQKMAFAGQLERQWRLEAAIREHAERRGIRADQKSIMTAQYVLRTFFDDEQSWNEALARAGIDEAGRLQALTHEAILTATLENVASLAPNVSEREIDEWYQHNTHRFQQPEQRLAHHLLLVIDDTQVDCDRVTVTGRISALQRRLQIDPRRFHRLANRFSECPTAMDGGKIGWVGRGVLYPTLDMLLFSLDANDISPVVESPMGLHVLWCEAIRPAGELPKAQALAQIRQQWQEKLRQQYQRRWLAEILG, from the coding sequence ATGACAACAATCTGTAACCTGGATGTACTCGCCATGTGGCAACGCTATTGCCGGCTGAAACTCTCTCTGTCGCTATATCATTGTCTGCCCTGGCAACTGGGGGCCGAACAAAAAATGGCGTTTGCCGGGCAACTGGAGCGGCAATGGCGTCTGGAAGCGGCGATCCGCGAACATGCGGAGCGGCGGGGGATCCGCGCGGATCAGAAAAGCATTATGACGGCGCAGTATGTGCTGCGTACGTTCTTCGATGACGAACAGTCCTGGAACGAGGCATTGGCTCGCGCCGGGATTGATGAAGCCGGGCGCTTACAGGCGTTGACGCACGAAGCGATCCTCACCGCCACGTTGGAAAATGTGGCCAGTCTGGCGCCCAACGTCAGTGAACGGGAAATTGATGAGTGGTATCAGCATAATACGCACCGTTTTCAGCAGCCGGAACAGCGTTTGGCGCATCACTTGCTGTTGGTGATTGACGATACGCAGGTCGATTGTGACAGGGTCACGGTAACCGGGCGCATCAGCGCATTGCAACGCCGTTTACAAATCGACCCGCGCCGCTTTCACCGCCTGGCCAACCGTTTTTCTGAATGTCCGACGGCGATGGATGGGGGAAAAATCGGTTGGGTGGGCCGGGGCGTGCTTTATCCGACATTAGATATGCTGTTATTTTCCCTTGATGCGAACGACATCAGTCCGGTAGTGGAAAGCCCGATGGGTCTGCATGTGTTGTGGTGCGAGGCGATCCGCCCGGCCGGCGAACTGCCGAAGGCGCAGGCACTGGCGCAAATTCGCCAGCAGTGGCAGGAGAAGCTCCGCCAACAGTATCAGCGCCGCTGGCTGGCGGAGATTTTGGGGTAA
- the nifV gene encoding homocitrate synthase: MRTVVVNDTTLRDGEQSPGVAFSADEKLAIAVSLARAGVPELEVGTPAMGEEECARIYQIRQALPDITLMAWCRLNEKDIRQAARLGVNWVDISLPVSACLRQFKVGLMWSEMLQRLSDLIQFALAQGLQVCVGGEDASRASEEELAAVAQVAIAAGAGRMRFADTLGLLDPFSTMQQIQRLRRHWLGELEIHAHNDFGMATANTLAAVRAGATHVSTTILGLGERAGNAALEQVVLGLTHTQLGETHVDTTQLTALCQQLATAAGERIPCRQPLVGDKVFTHESGVHVAGLLQGVESYQSIPPQILGREHQLVLGKHSGRRALEAVFSQLGLPVSDAQIPQLQQALRLFAETGKRTPTRDELCHLYQGICDIPVRALNVV; the protein is encoded by the coding sequence ATGAGAACTGTCGTCGTTAATGACACCACTTTGCGCGATGGCGAGCAAAGTCCCGGCGTGGCGTTCAGCGCCGATGAAAAGCTGGCGATCGCCGTATCGCTGGCGCGGGCCGGGGTGCCGGAACTGGAAGTGGGCACGCCCGCCATGGGTGAAGAAGAGTGCGCGCGGATTTATCAGATCCGCCAGGCATTACCGGATATAACCCTGATGGCCTGGTGTCGTCTCAATGAGAAGGATATCCGGCAGGCCGCGCGTCTGGGGGTTAACTGGGTGGATATTTCGCTGCCGGTTTCCGCCTGTTTACGGCAGTTCAAGGTTGGTCTGATGTGGTCCGAGATGCTACAGCGGCTCAGTGACTTGATTCAGTTTGCGCTAGCGCAGGGGCTTCAGGTTTGCGTCGGCGGCGAAGACGCCTCACGCGCCAGCGAGGAGGAGTTGGCCGCGGTTGCCCAGGTGGCGATCGCGGCCGGCGCGGGCCGGATGCGCTTTGCCGATACGCTGGGACTGCTCGATCCGTTTTCGACCATGCAGCAGATCCAGCGGTTACGGCGTCACTGGCTGGGCGAATTGGAAATTCATGCCCACAACGACTTTGGCATGGCGACGGCCAATACGCTGGCGGCGGTGCGCGCCGGCGCGACCCACGTCAGCACTACCATCCTGGGGCTGGGCGAGCGGGCGGGCAACGCGGCGCTGGAACAGGTGGTATTGGGACTCACCCATACCCAACTGGGCGAAACCCATGTGGATACCACGCAACTGACGGCCTTGTGCCAGCAGCTCGCCACGGCCGCCGGCGAGCGCATTCCCTGCCGGCAGCCGTTGGTGGGCGACAAGGTATTCACCCATGAATCGGGCGTACACGTCGCCGGGCTATTGCAAGGGGTTGAAAGCTACCAGAGCATCCCTCCCCAGATACTGGGGCGCGAGCACCAACTGGTGCTGGGGAAACATTCAGGCCGGCGCGCGCTGGAGGCGGTGTTTTCTCAACTTGGTCTGCCGGTGAGCGACGCCCAGATCCCGCAGCTTCAGCAGGCGCTGCGTCTGTTCGCCGAAACGGGTAAACGCACGCCCACCCGGGATGAACTTTGCCATCTTTATCAGGGAATATGCGACATACCGGTCCGGGCGCTTAACGTTGTTTGA
- a CDS encoding RnfH family protein — protein MKFTIAHANGYESRCVEMEMPAPVTLREAFLASPLSALYPWLDPDKHRMGIFGHFCSADSEVHEGDRIEIYLPIERTAQEADDDE, from the coding sequence ATGAAATTCACCATAGCCCACGCCAATGGTTATGAAAGCCGTTGCGTTGAGATGGAGATGCCGGCGCCTGTCACGCTGCGCGAGGCGTTTCTGGCGTCACCGTTGTCTGCGTTGTATCCCTGGTTGGATCCGGACAAGCATCGAATGGGGATTTTTGGCCATTTTTGCTCCGCCGACAGCGAAGTGCATGAAGGCGATCGGATAGAGATCTATCTGCCGATTGAACGTACCGCCCAAGAAGCGGACGACGATGAGTAG